A single region of the Bacillus cereus genome encodes:
- the hemL gene encoding glutamate-1-semialdehyde 2,1-aminomutase yields the protein MKKFDKSIAAFEEAQDLMPGGVNSPVRAFKSVGMNPLFMERGKGSKVYDIDGNEYIDYVLSWGPLIHGHANDRVVEALKAVAERGTSFGAPTEIENKLAKLVIERVPSIEIVRMVNSGTEATMSALRLARGYTGRNKILKFIGCYHGHGDSLLIKAGSGVATLGLPDSPGVPEGVAKNTITVAYNDLESVKYAFEQFGDDIACVIVEPVAGNMGVVPPQPGFLEGLREVTEQNGSLLIFDEVMTGFRVAYNCGQGYYGVTPDLTCLGKVIGGGLPVGAYGGKAEIMRQVAPSGPIYQAGTLSGNPLAMAAGYETLVQLTPESYVEFERKAEMLEAGLRKAAEKHGIPHYINRAGSMIGIFFTAEQVINYDAAKSSNLEFFAAYYREMVEQGVFLPPSQFEGLFLSTAHSDADIEATIVAAEIAMSKLKA from the coding sequence ATGAAAAAGTTTGATAAGTCGATTGCGGCGTTTGAAGAGGCACAAGACTTAATGCCTGGTGGCGTAAATAGCCCTGTTCGTGCCTTTAAATCTGTCGGTATGAATCCGTTGTTTATGGAGCGTGGAAAAGGTTCTAAAGTATATGATATCGATGGAAATGAATACATCGATTACGTATTATCATGGGGTCCTTTAATTCATGGCCATGCAAATGATCGTGTTGTGGAAGCTTTAAAAGCTGTTGCTGAAAGAGGTACAAGCTTCGGTGCACCAACAGAAATTGAAAATAAATTAGCAAAACTTGTTATTGAGCGCGTACCATCAATTGAGATTGTACGTATGGTTAACTCTGGAACAGAAGCGACAATGAGTGCACTACGTTTAGCTCGTGGTTATACAGGCCGTAACAAAATTTTGAAATTCATTGGTTGTTACCATGGTCATGGTGATTCGTTATTAATTAAAGCAGGCTCTGGTGTGGCGACGCTAGGTTTACCAGATAGCCCTGGTGTACCAGAAGGGGTAGCGAAAAATACGATTACAGTAGCTTATAACGATTTAGAAAGTGTGAAATACGCTTTTGAACAATTCGGTGATGATATTGCTTGTGTAATTGTAGAACCAGTAGCGGGCAATATGGGTGTTGTTCCTCCACAACCTGGATTTTTAGAAGGCCTTCGTGAAGTAACAGAGCAAAACGGTTCATTGCTTATTTTTGATGAAGTAATGACAGGATTCCGAGTTGCTTATAATTGTGGACAAGGTTATTACGGTGTAACACCTGATTTAACTTGTTTAGGTAAAGTAATCGGTGGTGGGTTACCAGTAGGAGCATACGGTGGTAAAGCAGAAATTATGCGCCAAGTTGCGCCAAGCGGACCGATTTACCAAGCTGGTACTTTATCAGGTAACCCGCTTGCGATGGCAGCAGGTTATGAAACGTTAGTACAATTAACGCCAGAATCATATGTAGAATTTGAGCGTAAAGCTGAAATGTTAGAAGCTGGCTTACGTAAAGCGGCTGAAAAACATGGCATTCCGCATTATATTAACCGTGCTGGTTCTATGATTGGTATTTTCTTCACAGCTGAGCAGGTTATTAATTACGATGCAGCAAAATCTTCAAACTTAGAATTCTTTGCGGCTTACTATCGTGAAATGGTAGAACAAGGTGTATTCTTACCACCATCTCAATTCGAAGGTTTATTCTTATCGACAGCACATAGTGATGCAGATATTGAAGCGACGATTGTAGCGGCTGAAATTGCAATGTCAAAATTAAAAGCTTAA
- the hemB gene encoding porphobilinogen synthase, whose translation MNSLQFNRHRRLRQSGNLRALVRETFLHTEDFIYPIFVLEGENVRNEVPSMPGVYQMSLDLLQAEMQEVVDLGIRSVIVFGLPAEKDEVGSSAYCDHGIVQRAIKQIKGDFPELVVVADTCLCQFTSHGHCGVIEDGIILNDESLAVLAKTAVSQAKAGADIIAPSNMMDGFVTAIRHALDENGFGHVPVMSYAVKYSSAFYGPFRDAAHGAPQFGDRKTYQMDPANRMEAFREAESDVMEGADFLIVKPALSYLDIVRDVKNNFNLPVVAYNVSGEYSMIKAAAQNGWINEKEVVLEKLISMKRAGADLIITYHAKDAARWLQEGGAK comes from the coding sequence ATGAATTCTTTACAATTTAATCGTCATCGTCGCTTAAGACAAAGCGGTAATTTGCGTGCGCTTGTGCGTGAAACGTTTTTACATACGGAAGACTTTATTTACCCTATTTTTGTATTAGAAGGTGAAAATGTTCGTAATGAAGTTCCTTCTATGCCAGGCGTATATCAAATGTCTTTAGATTTATTGCAAGCTGAAATGCAAGAGGTTGTTGACTTAGGTATTCGTTCTGTTATTGTATTTGGTTTACCTGCTGAAAAGGATGAAGTTGGGTCATCAGCATATTGTGACCATGGAATTGTGCAACGTGCAATTAAGCAAATTAAAGGTGATTTCCCTGAGCTAGTAGTAGTTGCGGATACATGTTTATGTCAATTCACAAGCCATGGTCATTGCGGTGTGATTGAAGATGGTATTATTTTAAATGACGAGTCTCTTGCAGTTCTTGCGAAAACAGCTGTAAGCCAAGCAAAAGCAGGAGCGGACATTATTGCACCATCAAACATGATGGACGGATTCGTAACAGCAATTCGCCATGCATTAGATGAAAATGGTTTTGGTCATGTGCCAGTTATGTCGTACGCTGTGAAATATTCATCAGCATTTTACGGACCATTCCGTGATGCGGCGCACGGTGCACCACAATTTGGTGATCGCAAAACATATCAGATGGACCCAGCGAACCGTATGGAAGCGTTCCGTGAAGCAGAATCAGATGTAATGGAAGGGGCAGATTTCTTAATTGTAAAGCCAGCTCTTTCTTACTTAGATATCGTTCGTGATGTGAAAAATAACTTTAATTTACCAGTCGTTGCTTATAACGTAAGCGGTGAATATTCAATGATTAAAGCGGCGGCGCAAAATGGTTGGATTAATGAAAAAGAAGTTGTACTTGAAAAATTAATTAGCATGAAACGTGCAGGAGCAGATTTAATTATTACGTATCATGCAAAAGATGCAGCAAGATGGTTACAAGAAGGAGGCGCTAAATAA
- the hemD gene encoding uroporphyrinogen-III synthase: MNALVGKTVLITRAQHQAKQMSVAVKERSGIPLEIPLLRMEGMSHRQIQHIAGQLHSYDWVMFTSRNGVAFFLDSLRKKLPGTIKIAAVGVKTKLELEKRGYQVDFVPTAFVAEVFAEEFVKKLSGNECILFPKGNLARDVIPVKLREMGVSLEELIVYGTKENVEKKQELIKALKFGKVDIITFTSPSTVNSFVRLLEGTNWREWTKKCTIACIGPITAKEARSYFSEVIVPEEYTIESLIQCICESILHA, from the coding sequence ATGAACGCTCTCGTTGGCAAAACGGTATTGATTACACGTGCCCAGCACCAAGCGAAACAAATGAGTGTAGCAGTGAAAGAAAGGAGCGGAATTCCATTGGAAATTCCGCTTTTGCGTATGGAAGGTATGTCTCATAGGCAAATTCAACATATAGCAGGGCAGCTACATTCGTATGACTGGGTTATGTTTACGAGTAGAAATGGTGTAGCTTTTTTTCTAGATAGTTTGAGAAAGAAGCTCCCCGGAACGATTAAAATTGCTGCAGTAGGCGTGAAAACAAAGTTAGAGTTAGAAAAGCGAGGCTATCAAGTAGATTTTGTTCCCACCGCATTTGTTGCAGAAGTATTTGCAGAAGAGTTTGTAAAAAAACTAAGTGGAAACGAATGTATTTTATTTCCGAAAGGGAATTTAGCAAGAGATGTTATTCCAGTTAAACTCCGGGAAATGGGTGTTTCTCTAGAGGAGCTAATCGTATACGGTACGAAAGAAAATGTAGAGAAAAAACAAGAACTGATAAAAGCGTTGAAGTTTGGGAAAGTAGACATTATTACATTTACGAGCCCTTCAACTGTTAATAGTTTTGTCCGTTTACTTGAGGGTACAAACTGGAGAGAATGGACAAAAAAATGTACAATTGCTTGTATAGGACCGATAACAGCGAAAGAGGCAAGAAGTTATTTCTCAGAAGTTATCGTGCCAGAAGAATACACAATAGAATCGTTAATACAATGCATTTGTGAATCTATTTTACATGCATAA